The window ATGTCGATGATTTCCATTTGATTCCAGCCTTCATTGATGCGTTGCGCATTGTCAAAAAACATCACCGGCTGGCCATTGTTATCAGCAACCAGCGGGGTGTTTCCCGAGGGATTATGTCTGCCAAAACCGTTGATGCCATTCACGATAAACTCCAGCGTTCACTGCAGAATCATGGATTGGCCATGGATGCGATTTATTATTGTCCTCATAACCACAATGAATGCGATTGCCGAAAACCGAAGCCCGGGATGCTGCTGCGGGCGTCCGAAGACTGGCATATCGATTTGGCGCATTCGTTGATGGTCGGAGATTCGGAAAGCGATGTCGAGGCCGGGCACCGGGCAGGCTGCCGGACGGTTCGTGTTCATCCTGATGCATCGCAGTCGGCGGCTGAATACCGAATTCATGAGATGCAGGAGCTTCCTGACCTTCTTGAAAAATTGCTGGCAGGTGTGTAATGTTTATTGATTCGTTGGGATTATCATCGAATCAGTGGATGATCATTACGTTTACCGCACTGCTCATGGGCATGGCGAAAACCGGGTTGTCTGGCTTTTCTCTTTTTGCTGTATCACTCATGGCGGTTTCCTTTGGTGCCAGAGCCTCGACCGGACTGCTGCTGCCCCTTCTCAATATGGCGGATGTCATGGCGATTGTTTATTACCATCGCCATACCGACTGGCATTTTGTATGGCGACTTATGCCGGGGAGCATCGTCGGTATCGGGCTTGCGGTTCTGGCAGGAAATGCGATCAATGACACCCAGTTCCGCATGGTCATCGGCGTCATTATTCTCTGCTGCCTGGTCGCCATGGTCTGGAATGAATACCGAGGTGGTCGCACGACGATAAAGGATCACTGGAGTCTGGCTTCATTAACTGGTTTTCTTTGCGGGTTTTCGTCGATGATCGGTAATGCGGCCGGGCCTATTTTGGCTATTTATCTGCTTTCGTTGCGGTTAAATAAAAATACTTATATCGGTGTGACCGCTTGGTTTTTTGCTCTGGTCAATATCGTTAAGTTCCCCATGCATGTTTTTTTCTGGCACACCATCACTTGGAAAACACTGTCCATTGATGCAATGATGATTCCTGCAATCATTCTCGGTGCTTTCATCGGCGTGGTGGCTGTGCGGCTTATTCCCGAAAAAATCTACCGCCTTTTTATTATCGTTTCCTCGGCCATCGCCGCCTTTAAACTTTTTTAGCATATAACGCGAATCAACTTACCGGAAAACCCTGTTGGATAAGGTAAAAAAAACCGTTCCGTGCATGGTTGAGGTGCATCAGAACGGTTTCGGGGAAAAGATGATCGGGTTATTCCATTTCGTCGGAGTCGCCGCCGAACGTGATGTCAGGCAGGTTGATGCCTTTGCCGGCGAATTCGATATGTACGTCCTGCATTTTGGAATCGACTAAGAAGGAGGGATCTTTATCGACATCAAAGACCCAGGAGGCTTTGTTGCCATTGACGACCATGGCATTGCTGTCGATGATTTTCGACGGGACGACGACGTTCATGGCGATGTGCATGCCTTTCATGGCCGGTGCCATCTGCTGCAGCATCATCTGTTTCATTTCCGGTGTCATTTCATCGTCATCGCCCATGCCGGCGCTCTTCTGATTGATGACATAGTTGCCGTCTTCATTTTTTGTGAGCGAGAAGGTGCCGTCGCTGAGGAAGTCGGTTTTTGACAGGGCTTCCAGATTATCGAAGCTGATTTTGATATTCATGTACTTCCAACCGTCTTTTGTTTCGGAGGATACGGATACCAATTTAATGCCGTCCTGTTCCATTTTAGAAAACTCGTCTTTGATTTTGTCGGTATCGAAATCGAACATATTGGAATCATCGGCTTCTTCGCCGTCTTCGCCCATGGCTGCCTGCATTTTTTGCATATTTTCCATCTGCTGGACGGTTTCTTCTGACATGCCGTAGTTGATTTCAAAGAATCCGGAACCGTCTTTTTCCAGGGTTAAGGTCTGATCGATTTTTACACATCCGGCCAGTGCTCCGACCATCAGCAGAGCGCACATCCATCTAACTATTTTCATGATAAACTCCATCTGTATTTAGTATTTTATATGATGTCCAAACAGCGGCATTTTGCATCAATGCGCGCCGGCAACCAAGACAATTATGCTGGAATGTGGTGTTCGATTATGTCACTGTACCGCCCGTTATGATCTTCTAATTTGTTCGGGAGAACACCAATGAATGCAAAACGAATGGTAAAGACCTCTTTTGTGCCCGACTGGGCTTATGATGCGATTTGGTATCAAGTATTTCCGGAGCGGTTTCGTAATGGCTGTGCGGAAAGCAATCCGCAACCGGTGGATGCCGGACATGATATTCCAGGCTGGCAGTTGTCGTCGTGGACGGGGGACTGGTATGCGCAGGATGCATGGGAAAAAGAACAGGGCGGTTTCTATGATGCGGTGTTTGATCGTCGTTACGGCGGCGATTTGGTGGGTTTACAGGAATCTATTCCCTATTTAAAGGAGCTGGGAGTCAATGCGCTGTACCTG of the Spartobacteria bacterium genome contains:
- a CDS encoding HAD family hydrolase — protein: MSCTLVPCVFFDRDGIINQSPGPGYVEHVDDFHLIPAFIDALRIVKKHHRLAIVISNQRGVSRGIMSAKTVDAIHDKLQRSLQNHGLAMDAIYYCPHNHNECDCRKPKPGMLLRASEDWHIDLAHSLMVGDSESDVEAGHRAGCRTVRVHPDASQSAAEYRIHEMQELPDLLEKLLAGV
- a CDS encoding sulfite exporter TauE/SafE family protein, with the translated sequence MFIDSLGLSSNQWMIITFTALLMGMAKTGLSGFSLFAVSLMAVSFGARASTGLLLPLLNMADVMAIVYYHRHTDWHFVWRLMPGSIVGIGLAVLAGNAINDTQFRMVIGVIILCCLVAMVWNEYRGGRTTIKDHWSLASLTGFLCGFSSMIGNAAGPILAIYLLSLRLNKNTYIGVTAWFFALVNIVKFPMHVFFWHTITWKTLSIDAMMIPAIILGAFIGVVAVRLIPEKIYRLFIIVSSAIAAFKLF